In the Quercus lobata isolate SW786 chromosome 5, ValleyOak3.0 Primary Assembly, whole genome shotgun sequence genome, one interval contains:
- the LOC115992915 gene encoding major allergen Pru ar 1-like, whose product MGVFTYETEVTSFIPPSKMFKAFVLDVDLLGGPLPNIVPLPQAIKNVEILEGDGGPGTIKKITFGVDSKFKYLKHKIEGIDKENFTYSYSVIEGDALMDTLEKISYEIKLTPSPNGGSICKSTCKYHTKGDIEIKEDEIKGSKERASGLFKVVESYLLANPDTYN is encoded by the exons ATGGGTGTTTTCACCTATGAAACTGAGGTCACCTCTTTCATCCCTCCATCTAAGATGTTCAAAGCCTTTGTCCTTGATGTAGACCTGCTAGGAGGGCCCCTCCCAAATATAGTGCCACTGCCACAGGCCATTAAGAATGTCGAAATTCTTGAAGGAGATGGAGGACCTGGAACCATTAAAAAGATTACTTTTGGCGTAG acagtaaatttaaatatttaaagcaCAAGATTGAAGGTATAGACAAAGAAAACTTCACATACAGCTACAGTGTGATTGAGGGTGATGCTCTGATGGATACACTAGAGAAAATCTCTTACGAGATAAAGTTAACGCCATCCCCTAATGGAGGGTCCATTTGCAAGAGCACTTGTAAGTACCATACCAAAGGCGACATTGAGATTAAGGAAGACGAAATTAAGGGCAGCAAAGAAAGAGCCTCGGGATTGTTCAAGGTTGTTGAAAGCTACCTCTTGGCAAATCCTGATACCTACAACTAA